One Candidatus Devosia phytovorans genomic window carries:
- a CDS encoding transglutaminase-like cysteine peptidase codes for MSLNLAAAVIVGLVGTVFNQGISSPDLESAILRKDTIAVTRSAVNAVEVTATPAIRVVPADFGVFQSVAISAAGLPSAARWQEARETDYAVFFSAACETAGFEQCDSAFATTLRDVANRASGLERELLDMANRSVNGAMTYRDDRQVWGTSDHWATPVEMAARGAGDCEDYAIAKYWLLRSLGVADENLQLVILQDTRRQVFHAVLVAHMTTGSYVLDNVSNRLQADSAYGQYQPIMSFAGAKNFIHGFESGSRAVAAMPADLATVAPGVGP; via the coding sequence ATGAGCCTGAACCTCGCCGCTGCCGTCATCGTTGGCCTAGTCGGAACAGTATTCAATCAGGGCATTTCCAGCCCTGATCTGGAGAGTGCAATCCTGCGCAAGGACACAATTGCCGTGACGCGCAGCGCAGTCAACGCTGTCGAGGTCACCGCGACGCCTGCAATACGTGTCGTCCCTGCCGACTTTGGCGTTTTCCAATCGGTGGCCATCTCGGCCGCTGGCCTGCCGTCCGCTGCCCGCTGGCAGGAGGCGCGGGAGACCGACTATGCCGTGTTCTTCTCGGCTGCATGCGAAACGGCTGGTTTTGAACAGTGCGACAGCGCCTTCGCAACGACATTGCGCGACGTCGCAAACCGGGCATCCGGGCTCGAGCGCGAGTTGCTCGACATGGCCAATCGCAGCGTCAATGGCGCCATGACCTATCGCGACGACCGCCAGGTCTGGGGGACGAGCGATCATTGGGCGACACCGGTCGAAATGGCCGCCCGGGGTGCCGGTGACTGCGAGGACTATGCCATCGCCAAATACTGGCTGCTGCGCAGCCTCGGCGTGGCCGACGAAAACCTGCAGCTGGTCATCCTGCAGGATACGCGTCGTCAAGTCTTCCATGCCGTGCTGGTCGCCCACATGACCACGGGCAGCTATGTGCTCGACAATGTCAGCAACCGGCTGCAGGCCGATAGCGCCTATGGCCAGTATCAGCCGATCATGAGCTTTGCCGGGGCGAAGAATTTCATCCATGGCTTTGAAAGCGGCAGCCGTGCAGTCGCGGCCATGCCGGCGGACCTCGCCACGGTTGCTCCGGGCGTCGGCCCCTAG
- a CDS encoding diguanylate cyclase, protein MAAEAIRPEDFDPRTRTLKWDRFMAMIEAERDQGPGALLLIDLTDQSRMVAGAVPGAANDVLPLLAQALRAAIRADDLVAHSDGYRFVILLRGASEQVGKDVRERVIDSVEDTIFITHDGIMPIAVNVDYVDLKDYA, encoded by the coding sequence ATGGCCGCCGAAGCCATCAGGCCCGAGGATTTCGATCCCAGGACGCGGACCCTCAAGTGGGATCGCTTCATGGCCATGATCGAGGCGGAACGCGACCAGGGACCGGGTGCCCTGCTGCTGATCGACCTGACGGACCAGTCGCGCATGGTCGCCGGTGCGGTGCCGGGCGCTGCCAATGATGTCCTGCCGCTGCTGGCCCAGGCGCTGCGCGCTGCAATTCGTGCCGATGACCTCGTCGCCCACAGTGATGGCTATCGCTTTGTCATCCTGCTGCGCGGAGCATCCGAGCAGGTCGGAAAGGACGTGCGCGAGCGCGTCATCGATTCCGTCGAGGACACGATCTTCATCACGCACGACGGCATCATGCCCATCGCCGTCAACGTCGACTATGTCGATCTGAAGGACTACGCCTGA